The Candidatus Pelagibacter sp. IMCC9063 genome has a window encoding:
- a CDS encoding thiamine phosphate synthase encodes MRKTQIYFFLEELNSINIPLLKKLKNVSIIYRNYSKQDYIARALKIKKFVKKQGHSLFISNDLLLATKLSANLYIPNFNKQLRYLNHSCQKKISVIGSAHNHLEVRIKKAQGCSQVFVSPLYPTSSHPEKKSMGIVKFNLLKNNFTSKINICALGGVNESNIHKARSLNIFGFALKSYLNKKQTQKSLGFLNLIARSNVMR; translated from the coding sequence ATGAGAAAAACTCAAATTTATTTTTTTTTAGAAGAGTTGAATAGTATCAATATTCCACTGCTAAAAAAGTTAAAAAATGTATCTATTATTTATCGAAACTATTCAAAACAAGATTATATAGCTAGAGCTTTAAAAATAAAAAAATTTGTAAAAAAACAAGGACATTCTCTTTTTATTTCAAATGATCTTTTATTAGCAACGAAACTAAGTGCTAATCTCTACATTCCAAATTTTAACAAACAACTTCGATATTTAAATCATAGCTGTCAAAAAAAAATAAGTGTTATTGGGTCTGCTCACAATCATCTAGAAGTAAGAATAAAAAAAGCTCAAGGCTGTTCACAAGTTTTTGTTTCTCCTCTCTACCCTACTTCTTCTCACCCAGAAAAAAAATCTATGGGAATAGTAAAATTTAATCTCTTAAAAAATAATTTTACATCAAAAATTAACATTTGTGCGTTGGGAGGGGTTAACGAAAGCAACATTCATAAAGCTCGATCTTTAAACATCTTTGGCTTTGCTTTAAAAAGCTATTTAAATAAAAAACAAACTCAAAAAAGCTTGGGTTTTCTTAATTTAATTGCGCGATCAAATGTAATGCGCTAA
- a CDS encoding YggS family pyridoxal phosphate-dependent enzyme, with product MNNIVQNFLNIRDELTNSNLNPTVIAVSKTFPLGHIKPLIDHGHRVFGENKVQEAKQKWSELKDSLKGLELHLIGGLQSNKSKEAVQLFDYIHSVDSMKLASELSKAEAKLSVKRKYFIQVNVGMEEQKSGVSKKEVENLLKYCVNEKNLNVIGLMCIPPFDQDPTPHFNHLNELNNHLGLKFISMGMSDDYMSAGKCGSTHVRIGSKIFGSRSNQ from the coding sequence ATGAACAACATAGTACAAAATTTTTTAAATATAAGAGATGAATTAACCAACTCAAACCTTAACCCTACTGTGATTGCTGTTAGTAAAACTTTTCCGCTAGGACATATCAAACCACTCATTGACCACGGCCATAGAGTTTTTGGAGAAAATAAAGTTCAAGAAGCAAAGCAAAAGTGGTCAGAGCTGAAAGATTCCTTAAAAGGCTTGGAGCTTCATTTGATAGGAGGATTGCAGTCTAATAAGTCCAAAGAGGCAGTGCAGCTCTTTGATTATATACATTCAGTAGACAGCATGAAGCTTGCAAGTGAGCTATCAAAAGCTGAGGCTAAACTGAGTGTAAAAAGAAAATATTTTATTCAAGTAAATGTTGGAATGGAAGAACAAAAATCAGGTGTTTCTAAAAAAGAGGTTGAAAATTTATTGAAATACTGCGTGAATGAAAAAAATCTAAATGTAATAGGGTTGATGTGCATACCTCCATTTGATCAAGATCCCACCCCACATTTTAATCATTTAAACGAACTTAATAATCACCTTGGTTTAAAATTTATTAGCATGGGTATGAGCGACGATTATATGAGTGCTGGAAAGTGCGGGTCTACTCATGTCAGAATAGGTAGTAAAATATTTGGTTCTCGATCTAACCAATAA
- a CDS encoding L,D-transpeptidase family protein, producing MMIVNNKSELWYNKICYKCAYGKNGFIKSKKEGDGCTPIGTFHINKLFLRKDRIKTIVTKIKTIPIVKNMAWEDNPRRKNYNKLIALQKNSHRERLYRKDHLYDLILVVEYNTKKIIRGKGSAIFIHITKPKYKPTQGCIALTKKDFLNLLKKIKKRKKLKLLVRSRTKYFTTYSDMSRPALSSTHIIVAHTHANKF from the coding sequence ATGATGATAGTAAATAATAAGAGTGAGCTTTGGTACAATAAAATTTGCTACAAATGTGCATATGGTAAAAATGGCTTCATTAAATCTAAAAAAGAGGGTGATGGATGCACCCCAATTGGGACATTTCATATAAACAAGCTCTTTCTCAGGAAGGATAGAATTAAAACAATTGTCACTAAGATTAAAACTATACCCATTGTAAAAAATATGGCGTGGGAAGATAACCCAAGAAGAAAAAATTATAACAAATTAATTGCATTGCAAAAAAACTCTCATAGAGAACGGCTTTATAGAAAAGATCACCTATATGATTTAATTTTAGTTGTTGAATATAATACAAAAAAAATAATAAGAGGAAAAGGAAGTGCTATTTTTATTCATATAACAAAACCAAAATATAAACCAACCCAAGGATGTATAGCGCTTACAAAAAAAGATTTTTTAAATTTGCTAAAAAAAATAAAAAAAAGGAAAAAATTAAAATTATTGGTTAGATCGAGAACCAAATATTTTACTACCTATTCTGACATGAGTAGACCCGCACTTTCCAGCACTCATATAATCGTCGCTCATACCCATGCTAATAAATTTTAA
- a CDS encoding winged helix-turn-helix domain-containing protein codes for MHNYSIVTVGSKDFFECLQEQKLDYNVNQLSTFKEASHLFKNYNVQDGFVFLFFLDNLEKIKIAEAKKIMFPKIFFSSDPKQFKDLKKDNLFSTFLQTPISFLDLEKIIKLSILKFKFHFQAKIEIGRYILDKNKRTLSIGRKNIKLTEKEQDIIVYLFGKKDGANKKDIMKDIWSYSDEVDTHTYETHLYRLRQKIQLKLKDKNFIEIKEGKYFLNQ; via the coding sequence ATGCACAATTATTCAATAGTCACAGTCGGTTCAAAGGACTTCTTCGAGTGCCTTCAAGAACAAAAGCTAGACTACAATGTAAATCAATTGAGCACGTTCAAGGAAGCTAGCCACTTGTTTAAAAACTATAATGTTCAGGATGGTTTTGTTTTTTTATTTTTTTTAGACAATCTAGAAAAAATTAAAATTGCAGAGGCTAAAAAAATTATGTTTCCCAAAATTTTTTTCTCTTCTGATCCTAAACAATTCAAAGATTTAAAAAAAGATAATTTATTTAGTACTTTTTTACAAACTCCTATCAGCTTTCTTGATTTAGAAAAAATTATCAAACTATCAATTTTAAAATTTAAGTTTCACTTCCAAGCAAAAATTGAAATTGGACGGTATATATTAGACAAAAACAAAAGAACTTTGTCTATTGGTAGAAAGAATATTAAGCTAACTGAAAAAGAACAGGACATTATTGTTTATTTGTTTGGGAAAAAAGACGGTGCGAATAAAAAAGATATTATGAAAGACATTTGGTCTTACTCAGATGAGGTAGATACTCACACCTATGAAACGCACCTTTATAGATTACGACAAAAAATACAGTTAAAACTAAAAGATAAAAATTTTATTGAGATTAAAGAAGGTAAATATTTTCTTAATCAATAA
- the arfA gene encoding alternative ribosome rescue factor ArfA — translation MKKRNPIAKDLRTPKYKKRIVKPKKGKGAFKRKKTNFINIIFYNY, via the coding sequence ATGAAAAAAAGAAACCCTATAGCCAAAGATTTAAGAACTCCAAAATATAAAAAAAGAATTGTGAAACCCAAAAAAGGAAAGGGTGCTTTCAAAAGAAAAAAAACTAATTTTATAAATATTATTTTTTATAATTATTAA
- a CDS encoding UBX domain — translation MRIILFVIIFFTLSLSLNSQAKIQIKKIKNKNIELIKFQSPDRKFPGKDDVVAQIHFPKEIKKKIPVIIFQHGSSRDGMKFKRWGGKTDEMGKRIAKRGTEEGYAVVLIDAFYKKGIKPSNKRKFPQSIFYAIKLKNILSKDQRFDQNRFFYAGFSYGAATALKLYSSRLNKINPPWRAIAAAEPGCNTVQYPVKVPFPGLIIKGEESHYYLPACIYYHKLIQKVGNNVKLVTIPKVNHFFSLNGVIGKGVAVNGCTNNIALRYPDGSWQFADGKSTNRQEITKKCFTKQSGVGKTREKLDEAVDLTLNFFNNYKK, via the coding sequence ATGAGAATAATACTTTTTGTCATTATTTTTTTCACTTTATCTTTATCTTTGAACTCTCAAGCTAAGATTCAAATTAAAAAAATAAAAAATAAAAACATCGAATTAATTAAATTTCAGAGTCCTGATAGAAAATTTCCAGGTAAGGACGATGTAGTAGCACAAATTCATTTTCCTAAAGAAATTAAAAAAAAGATACCAGTTATTATATTTCAACATGGAAGTTCCAGAGATGGAATGAAGTTCAAGAGGTGGGGTGGCAAAACCGATGAAATGGGTAAGCGAATTGCAAAAAGAGGAACTGAAGAAGGATATGCAGTAGTTTTGATCGATGCTTTTTATAAAAAAGGAATTAAGCCTAGTAATAAAAGAAAATTTCCTCAATCTATTTTTTATGCAATTAAATTAAAAAATATTTTATCTAAAGACCAAAGATTTGATCAAAATCGTTTTTTTTACGCAGGATTTAGTTATGGTGCTGCCACTGCTTTAAAATTGTATAGTTCAAGATTAAATAAAATTAATCCTCCTTGGAGAGCCATAGCGGCTGCTGAGCCTGGATGTAATACTGTTCAATACCCAGTTAAAGTACCATTTCCAGGATTGATCATTAAAGGTGAAGAAAGTCATTATTATCTTCCAGCTTGCATCTATTATCATAAACTAATTCAAAAAGTAGGTAACAATGTAAAATTGGTCACAATTCCAAAAGTAAATCATTTTTTTAGTTTAAATGGAGTTATTGGAAAAGGTGTGGCAGTTAATGGGTGCACAAATAATATTGCATTAAGATACCCCGACGGCTCGTGGCAATTCGCAGACGGAAAGTCAACAAATCGTCAAGAAATTACAAAAAAATGTTTTACAAAACAGTCTGGCGTTGGAAAAACTCGTGAAAAATTAGATGAAGCTGTAGATCTGACTTTAAATTTTTTTAATAATTATAAAAAATAA
- a CDS encoding adenosine kinase produces the protein MKVVGIGNAIVDVICKVNDEFLAQNGLTKSTMKLVDENEFKKLLFNLTIEETVAGGSAANSIVGLSQLGNKVSFIGKVNDDELGNKYEESLVKENVSYFYNKKKEDTPTGTCLILITPDSERTMCTFLGIAGKISEQDIQEDAIKQSELVFLEGYLWDEGDPKAAFEKAFKLANKTAMSLSDQFCVERHKTSFLDLVKNKLDITFANEQEIIHLIGAKSFDEVLDFGKNLGKLLVITRSDKGSVAIHNNEVFECESEKNLTLVDLTGAGDLFAAGFLHGHINKMSIQESLQKGTEMASKIIQKIGARLN, from the coding sequence ATGAAAGTAGTTGGAATCGGGAATGCAATTGTAGATGTCATTTGTAAAGTGAATGATGAATTCTTAGCCCAAAATGGTCTGACCAAAAGCACCATGAAACTAGTAGATGAAAATGAATTTAAAAAGCTTTTATTTAATCTGACAATTGAAGAAACAGTTGCTGGAGGATCTGCTGCCAATAGTATTGTGGGTTTGTCCCAACTAGGAAATAAAGTCTCTTTTATTGGAAAAGTGAATGATGACGAGCTTGGAAATAAATATGAAGAAAGTTTAGTAAAAGAAAATGTTAGCTACTTTTATAATAAAAAAAAAGAAGACACTCCTACAGGAACCTGCTTAATTTTAATTACTCCCGATTCTGAAAGAACGATGTGCACTTTCCTTGGGATTGCCGGAAAAATTAGTGAACAAGATATTCAAGAAGATGCAATTAAACAAAGTGAACTTGTATTTTTAGAAGGTTATTTGTGGGATGAAGGAGATCCGAAAGCCGCATTTGAGAAAGCTTTTAAGCTAGCAAATAAAACTGCCATGTCGCTATCGGATCAATTTTGTGTAGAGCGTCATAAGACAAGTTTTTTAGATTTAGTAAAAAATAAACTGGATATTACCTTTGCAAATGAACAAGAGATTATTCATCTCATTGGAGCAAAGTCTTTTGATGAGGTGTTGGATTTTGGAAAAAATCTTGGAAAATTATTAGTAATCACCAGATCGGATAAAGGTAGTGTTGCCATTCATAACAATGAAGTTTTTGAATGTGAAAGTGAAAAAAACCTTACATTGGTTGATCTTACTGGAGCTGGAGACTTATTCGCTGCAGGCTTTTTACACGGCCATATCAACAAAATGTCTATTCAAGAAAGTCTTCAAAAAGGCACAGAAATGGCATCTAAAATTATTCAAAAAATAGGTGCGAGATTAAATTAA
- the tenA gene encoding thiaminase II produces the protein MSIYNNSKNLFFKLKQDAPKEWKQYTKHKFVIGLGNGTLKLSSFKDYLLQDYIFLQKFIKILSLSAYKAKNSKDRNRSVDFIIGIKHELSLHENYCKKFNISMNKLLKTKEKKANKNYTDYVLKVGIRKSNLELFVALSPCIIGYGEIGYTLSKVKSWKKSKYASWIKMYASKEYQNISKENILYLDKLFTKANKNSYKSLVKIFKKASKLEANFWEMSV, from the coding sequence ATGAGTATATATAATAATAGTAAAAACTTATTTTTTAAACTAAAGCAAGACGCACCAAAAGAATGGAAGCAATATACAAAACATAAGTTTGTAATTGGACTGGGAAATGGAACATTAAAACTGTCCTCATTTAAAGACTATCTGCTTCAAGATTATATTTTCTTACAAAAATTTATTAAAATATTATCCTTGTCTGCCTATAAAGCAAAAAACTCAAAAGACAGGAATAGATCAGTCGATTTTATTATTGGGATTAAACATGAATTAAGTTTACACGAGAATTACTGTAAAAAATTCAACATTTCTATGAATAAACTTTTAAAAACAAAAGAAAAAAAAGCAAACAAGAATTATACTGACTACGTATTAAAGGTTGGTATTCGAAAAAGTAATTTAGAATTATTTGTGGCTCTATCACCTTGCATCATAGGTTATGGCGAAATTGGCTATACTCTTAGTAAGGTAAAAAGCTGGAAGAAAAGTAAATATGCTTCTTGGATTAAAATGTACGCATCTAAAGAATATCAAAATATTTCAAAGGAAAATATTCTGTATCTAGATAAGTTATTTACTAAAGCTAACAAAAATAGCTATAAGTCTTTAGTTAAAATTTTTAAAAAAGCTTCAAAACTTGAAGCAAACTTTTGGGAGATGTCAGTATAA
- the nth gene encoding endonuclease III, producing the protein MTIQSDNIFKELSKIIKNPKSDLKYRSKFTLLVSVVLSAQCTDVNVNNVTKDIYPLYNTPEDFVKLGQKKIEKLINRIGLFRNKAKSVYNLSKLLVEKHKSKVPNNFDKLFALPGVGRKTANVVLNEGFGKPTIAVDTHIFRVSNRTGLAPGKGPDQVEQALYKVVPDKYLKEAHHLILLHGRYTCKARTPNCKECVIIKFCKFKNKVMS; encoded by the coding sequence GTGACCATTCAAAGCGACAATATCTTCAAAGAGCTTAGCAAGATTATTAAAAATCCTAAAAGTGATTTAAAATATAGAAGCAAATTTACACTTTTGGTTTCTGTGGTTCTCTCAGCGCAATGCACAGATGTAAATGTTAATAATGTAACCAAAGATATCTATCCGCTTTATAATACACCAGAAGATTTTGTTAAATTAGGACAAAAAAAAATAGAAAAATTAATCAATAGAATAGGCCTGTTTAGAAACAAGGCAAAAAGCGTTTATAATCTTTCTAAACTTCTCGTCGAAAAACATAAAAGCAAAGTCCCTAATAATTTTGATAAATTGTTTGCTCTTCCAGGTGTTGGAAGAAAAACTGCTAATGTTGTACTTAATGAAGGGTTTGGAAAGCCTACTATTGCTGTAGATACACACATATTTAGAGTGAGTAATAGAACGGGATTAGCTCCTGGAAAAGGTCCAGACCAAGTGGAGCAAGCTTTATATAAAGTAGTTCCAGATAAATATTTAAAAGAAGCCCATCACCTAATCTTGCTTCATGGAAGATATACTTGCAAAGCAAGAACTCCAAATTGCAAAGAATGTGTAATTATAAAATTTTGTAAATTTAAAAATAAAGTAATGAGTTAA
- the dapB gene encoding 4-hydroxy-tetrahydrodipicolinate reductase, whose protein sequence is MQKINITISGGLGRMGSLLIQKVRKDKILNLSSVTEQRELKKNGILFEKNSSQSLKKTNVIIDFTRPNCTSQILKLATKLKKKVIIGTTGFNKKQQAEINKASKKIAILQSGNMSLGVNLMQYLSGILSKKILKEYSMEIHDSHHKMKIDYPSGTALMLGNAVAKGKGKSLDQVKGNIFLNKKGKGKANKINFFIKRKGKIPGTHSVIFQTAKETIELKHTAKSRDLFADGAISAAKWLAKKKPGLYNMHDVLKIR, encoded by the coding sequence ATGCAAAAAATAAATATTACTATTAGTGGTGGGTTAGGACGTATGGGGTCTTTGCTTATTCAAAAAGTAAGAAAAGATAAAATTTTAAATCTATCTAGCGTTACTGAGCAAAGAGAATTAAAAAAAAATGGAATTCTATTTGAAAAAAACTCTTCTCAATCTCTTAAAAAGACTAATGTAATCATTGATTTTACGAGACCAAACTGCACTTCTCAAATTTTAAAGTTAGCAACAAAACTTAAAAAGAAAGTAATTATTGGAACTACAGGATTTAATAAGAAACAACAGGCAGAGATTAATAAAGCATCTAAAAAAATTGCTATTCTTCAATCTGGGAATATGAGCTTGGGTGTTAATTTGATGCAATATCTGTCGGGCATTTTATCCAAAAAAATTTTAAAAGAGTATTCCATGGAAATACACGACTCTCATCACAAAATGAAAATAGATTACCCCTCTGGCACTGCACTGATGTTGGGAAATGCAGTTGCTAAAGGTAAGGGAAAATCTTTAGATCAGGTAAAAGGAAATATTTTTTTAAATAAAAAAGGCAAAGGTAAAGCAAATAAAATAAATTTCTTTATAAAAAGAAAAGGAAAAATTCCAGGAACTCACTCCGTAATTTTTCAAACAGCTAAAGAAACTATTGAACTAAAACATACTGCAAAATCAAGAGACCTATTTGCAGATGGAGCAATTAGTGCTGCCAAGTGGTTAGCTAAAAAAAAGCCTGGTCTATACAATATGCACGATGTCTTAAAAATAAGATAA
- a CDS encoding invasion associated locus B family protein has translation MSIKKSILYLLVSLLIAGKASAAIQIKGKFKNWESHFTKQGDDLICFAISMPMTMKPKNLNRAEARIFVTFRTKDNIRDEVSVTGGYPYKKKIPVDVSIGSNNFKFSSSEKFAWLPSKNNEIKIVRQMKKGNQAKVIGISARGNKTTDTYSLLGFTDAYNSAKNQCKK, from the coding sequence ATGTCCATAAAAAAATCCATACTTTATTTACTTGTATCTCTGCTCATTGCTGGAAAGGCTTCTGCTGCAATTCAGATTAAAGGAAAATTTAAAAATTGGGAATCTCATTTTACTAAACAAGGTGATGATTTAATTTGTTTTGCAATATCAATGCCCATGACAATGAAGCCAAAAAATTTAAACCGAGCTGAAGCAAGAATTTTTGTAACCTTCAGAACTAAGGACAACATTCGAGATGAGGTTAGTGTTACAGGGGGCTATCCTTATAAAAAAAAAATTCCAGTAGACGTAAGCATTGGAAGTAATAATTTTAAATTTTCATCTTCAGAAAAATTTGCATGGCTTCCAAGCAAGAATAACGAAATTAAAATTGTTCGCCAAATGAAAAAAGGTAATCAGGCAAAAGTTATTGGCATCTCTGCAAGAGGAAACAAAACTACAGACACTTATTCTTTGCTAGGGTTTACAGACGCATATAATTCTGCAAAAAATCAATGCAAAAAATAA
- a CDS encoding aldo/keto reductase, producing the protein MNYKKLGNSNLNISTISMGTMTWGEQNTLEEAFEQMDYAYEEGINIFDSAELYPVPPSADTQGVTSKILGQWVKSRKIRDKVIIADKIVGRSGMNWFRPEGIETRLNKKQIEFALDRTLKNLEMDYVDIYQLHWPDRPINVFGGLEYEHTDSGDAISIEETLTALDELVKQGKIRHIGLSNETAWGTSEFLKVASEKKMSKIISIQNPYNLLNRSFEVGLSEISIREQVGLLAYSPLASGVLTGKYFDGKLPKGSRMDLFGHRYPRYKTLNAEAAAKKYHAVASKYDLNPCQMAIKFCEIQKFVSSVIIGQTTMEQLKTNIGSISLNLSKEVIKDINEVQIIYSNPCP; encoded by the coding sequence ATGAATTATAAAAAACTTGGTAACTCTAATTTAAACATAAGCACGATCTCCATGGGCACTATGACTTGGGGGGAGCAAAATACTCTGGAAGAAGCATTTGAACAAATGGATTATGCTTATGAAGAAGGTATAAATATTTTTGATAGTGCTGAGTTGTACCCTGTGCCCCCTTCTGCAGATACTCAAGGAGTAACAAGTAAAATTCTAGGACAATGGGTTAAAAGTCGAAAAATACGGGACAAAGTAATTATTGCAGATAAAATTGTGGGCAGGTCTGGAATGAATTGGTTTCGCCCTGAGGGAATAGAAACAAGACTAAATAAAAAACAAATTGAATTTGCGTTGGATAGAACATTAAAAAATCTTGAAATGGATTATGTGGATATTTACCAGCTACATTGGCCTGACCGACCTATCAATGTATTTGGAGGATTGGAATATGAACACACCGACAGCGGAGATGCGATTTCAATTGAAGAGACTTTAACAGCTTTAGACGAATTGGTTAAACAAGGAAAAATTAGACACATAGGCCTTTCCAATGAAACTGCATGGGGTACTAGTGAATTTTTAAAAGTTGCATCTGAAAAAAAGATGTCGAAAATAATCTCCATACAAAACCCTTACAATCTTTTAAATAGAAGTTTTGAAGTAGGTCTTTCAGAGATATCTATTAGAGAACAGGTGGGCTTACTAGCTTACTCTCCTTTAGCTAGTGGAGTTCTGACCGGAAAGTATTTTGATGGAAAGCTACCAAAAGGAAGTCGTATGGATCTTTTTGGACACAGGTATCCCAGATATAAAACACTTAATGCCGAAGCTGCTGCTAAAAAATATCATGCTGTTGCTTCAAAATATGATTTAAATCCATGCCAAATGGCCATTAAGTTTTGCGAAATACAAAAATTTGTTTCTTCTGTAATAATTGGACAGACTACTATGGAACAATTAAAAACTAATATTGGGAGTATCTCTTTAAACTTAAGCAAAGAAGTAATAAAAGACATTAATGAAGTTCAAATAATATATTCAAATCCATGTCCATAA
- a CDS encoding Bax inhibitor-1/YccA family protein, whose protein sequence is MNLNDRINAIKSTTTRSESVNEGLRTYMLSVYNFMGSGVLLTGVIAMIFFKLAVVTDGSGNIVGLTGLGNAMYNSALMWVVALAPLGIVMYMSFGIKNMSASRAQTVFWIFAALMGASLSSIFVQYTGTSIARVFFITAGTFGAMSLYGYTTKKDLTGLGSFLMMGLFGIIIASIVNIFLKSSAMHFVISILGVLIFVGLTAYDTQKIKNMYLASDGNEVMSKKAIMGALTLYLDFINLFIMLLRLFGQRR, encoded by the coding sequence ATGAATTTAAACGATCGAATTAATGCAATTAAGTCCACAACTACTAGATCTGAATCAGTAAACGAAGGCTTAAGAACCTACATGTTATCTGTTTACAATTTTATGGGTTCGGGAGTTCTTTTAACGGGTGTTATTGCTATGATATTTTTTAAACTTGCAGTCGTTACAGACGGTTCAGGTAATATTGTTGGCTTAACGGGTTTGGGAAATGCGATGTATAACTCGGCTTTGATGTGGGTGGTGGCGTTAGCTCCTCTCGGAATTGTTATGTACATGAGTTTTGGAATTAAAAACATGAGTGCCTCTAGAGCACAGACTGTTTTTTGGATTTTTGCAGCTTTAATGGGTGCTTCATTATCATCTATTTTTGTTCAATACACAGGAACTAGTATTGCAAGAGTTTTTTTTATTACAGCTGGAACTTTTGGAGCAATGAGTCTCTATGGATATACAACTAAAAAAGATTTAACAGGTTTGGGATCTTTCTTAATGATGGGTCTATTTGGTATAATTATAGCATCTATTGTTAATATATTTTTAAAGTCTAGTGCTATGCATTTTGTAATTTCAATTTTAGGAGTTTTAATTTTTGTAGGCTTAACTGCTTACGATACTCAAAAAATTAAGAACATGTATCTTGCTAGTGATGGAAACGAAGTAATGAGCAAAAAAGCCATCATGGGTGCTCTAACGTTATACTTAGACTTTATTAACCTATTTATTATGCTGCTTAGACTTTTTGGTCAAAGAAGATAG
- a CDS encoding DUF2256 domain-containing protein — MIHRKAHLPKKNCVNCGLSFAWRKKWERCWNEVKYCSKKCAGSKKAPKI; from the coding sequence GTGATACATCGCAAAGCTCATTTGCCAAAAAAAAACTGTGTAAATTGTGGACTATCCTTTGCTTGGAGAAAAAAATGGGAGCGATGCTGGAACGAAGTTAAATACTGCTCTAAAAAATGTGCTGGATCAAAAAAAGCTCCCAAGATTTAA
- a CDS encoding DUF2794 domain-containing protein, producing MFRYKVIHNQKFEEEKFFNKKELGEILNLYGSMVSVGEWKDYAIFINKNIVGFNIYRKATENPLYQIIKNLSAKSRNQKYSIRDQAGSILKNSNQLKSILEVISKKKLKLVK from the coding sequence ATGTTTCGTTATAAGGTTATTCATAATCAAAAATTCGAAGAAGAAAAATTTTTTAATAAAAAAGAACTTGGAGAAATACTAAATTTATATGGTTCCATGGTGTCTGTCGGTGAATGGAAAGATTATGCTATTTTTATTAATAAAAATATTGTTGGTTTTAATATTTATCGAAAAGCAACGGAAAACCCGCTTTATCAGATCATAAAGAACTTAAGTGCCAAAAGCAGAAATCAAAAATATTCTATAAGAGACCAGGCAGGATCTATATTAAAAAATTCAAACCAATTAAAAAGTATTTTGGAAGTTATTAGCAAAAAAAAATTAAAACTAGTTAAGTGA
- a CDS encoding DUF3108 domain-containing protein, which produces MKKLFIFIFILFSFVTQNLHAKDFFYEIYGLNLKFMEIQFSNSPHRELATKIKSKGLLNLFVSFKGNGSSKAHAKQTSYQFQYQKKKKARSTTIVFKDRKVIKNISQPARKKQRNTIPIEAHHLQNIVDPLTAINQLLFNQKNKLNCNQITKVFDGSDVFYLILSEQSNKEHIVKSSKITFKKPLRKCKLQYQTVAGHKAKDEKKFNKSYVDIFYGKQDTIYLPYFLRTKSKISLKMFLK; this is translated from the coding sequence ATGAAAAAATTATTTATTTTTATATTTATATTATTTAGTTTTGTAACACAAAATTTGCATGCAAAAGATTTTTTTTATGAAATTTATGGCCTGAACTTAAAATTTATGGAAATCCAGTTCTCCAACAGTCCTCATCGGGAATTAGCAACAAAAATTAAAAGCAAGGGTCTTTTAAATTTGTTTGTTTCTTTTAAAGGAAATGGTTCATCTAAAGCCCATGCTAAACAAACTTCCTATCAGTTTCAATATCAAAAGAAAAAGAAGGCAAGATCAACCACTATTGTTTTTAAAGATAGAAAAGTTATCAAGAACATCTCCCAACCTGCTAGAAAAAAACAAAGAAATACTATTCCAATTGAGGCCCATCACTTACAAAATATTGTTGATCCTCTTACCGCTATAAATCAACTTTTGTTTAATCAAAAAAATAAATTAAATTGCAACCAAATAACGAAAGTTTTTGATGGATCCGATGTTTTTTATCTAATTTTATCGGAGCAGAGCAATAAAGAGCATATTGTTAAGTCTTCAAAAATTACTTTCAAAAAACCATTAAGAAAATGCAAACTGCAATATCAAACAGTTGCAGGCCACAAGGCAAAAGACGAAAAAAAATTTAACAAGTCTTATGTGGATATTTTTTACGGAAAGCAAGACACGATATATTTGCCTTACTTTTTGAGGACGAAATCAAAAATTTCACTTAAAATGTTTTTGAAATAA